One Kineococcus aurantiacus genomic window carries:
- a CDS encoding haloacid dehalogenase type II, translating to MSPEPRPTAVVLDVNETLSDTTPLAERLAAVGAGPHVAARFLPSVLRDGFARTLRAAPLPFADVAADVLRTDLGTAALDRPLEEAVEFVLAAFGELRTHPDVPAGLRRFHEHGVVTVAFTNGSAASCEALLTGSGVRGDVRHVLSVDDVGRWKPHAAAYGHVLDLLARDPGEVLFVAVHPWDLDGAAAAGMRTAWLDRDGAPFPRHATPPDLTAPGLDALAELVLGGR from the coding sequence GTGTCCCCCGAGCCGCGACCCACCGCCGTCGTCCTGGACGTCAACGAGACCCTGTCCGACACCACCCCCCTCGCCGAGCGCCTCGCCGCGGTCGGCGCCGGACCGCACGTCGCGGCCCGGTTCCTGCCCTCGGTCCTGCGCGACGGCTTCGCCCGCACCCTGCGCGCGGCCCCGCTGCCCTTCGCCGACGTCGCCGCCGACGTCCTGCGGACCGACCTGGGCACCGCCGCGCTGGACCGGCCCCTGGAGGAGGCCGTCGAGTTCGTCCTCGCCGCCTTCGGGGAGCTGCGCACCCACCCCGACGTGCCCGCAGGCCTGCGCCGCTTCCACGAGCACGGGGTCGTCACCGTCGCGTTCACCAACGGCTCGGCGGCGTCCTGCGAGGCGCTGCTGACGGGCTCGGGGGTGCGCGGTGACGTCCGGCACGTCCTGTCCGTCGACGACGTCGGGCGTTGGAAGCCGCACGCCGCCGCCTACGGCCACGTCCTGGACCTGCTGGCGCGCGACCCCGGCGAGGTCCTCTTCGTGGCCGTCCACCCGTGGGACCTCGACGGGGCGGCCGCCGCCGGGATGCGCACCGCCTGGCTGGACCGCGACGGCGCGCCGTTCCCCCGGCACGCGACCCCGCCGGACCTCACGGCCCCGGGCCTGGACGCCCTGGCGGAACTCGTCCTCGGGGGTCGGTGA
- a CDS encoding NAD(P)-dependent oxidoreductase yields MPTPAVHIGPGNDPLLTEAVERGGGEVVALADAEALVVVGGHGDLPELHDGIRWVQLPSAGIESWVEAGVLDAGRTWTSATGAYSSSVAEGAVALLLAGVRGIGRAARATSWDNEALDGVQSTLRGSTIAIVGAGGIGRAMVPAFLGLGARVLAVTRRGLPVEGAYETWAADRVGEVFAEADHVVLAAPATSETKALVGAAELAALGPRGWLVNIARGSLVDTGALVEALRDGTIAGAALDVTDPEPLPDGHPLWSAPNAIVTPHSTNPSTLRVPLLAERVTENVRRFAAGEELLGLVDLSRGY; encoded by the coding sequence GTGCCCACCCCCGCCGTGCACATCGGACCCGGGAACGACCCCCTGCTGACGGAGGCCGTGGAGCGCGGTGGCGGGGAGGTCGTGGCGCTCGCGGACGCCGAGGCGCTCGTCGTCGTGGGCGGGCACGGGGACCTGCCGGAGCTGCACGACGGGATCCGCTGGGTGCAGCTGCCCTCGGCGGGCATCGAGTCCTGGGTCGAGGCCGGGGTCCTGGACGCCGGTCGCACCTGGACGTCGGCGACCGGGGCGTACTCCTCCTCCGTGGCCGAGGGCGCCGTGGCGCTGCTGCTGGCCGGTGTGCGCGGGATCGGGCGCGCGGCCCGGGCGACGTCGTGGGACAACGAGGCGCTCGACGGGGTGCAGTCGACGCTGCGCGGGTCGACGATCGCGATCGTCGGCGCGGGCGGCATCGGGCGGGCGATGGTCCCGGCGTTCCTGGGGCTGGGCGCGCGCGTGCTGGCCGTCACGCGGCGCGGGCTGCCGGTGGAGGGGGCCTACGAGACGTGGGCCGCCGACCGGGTCGGGGAGGTGTTCGCCGAGGCCGACCACGTGGTGCTGGCGGCGCCGGCGACGTCGGAGACGAAGGCGCTCGTGGGGGCCGCGGAACTGGCGGCGCTGGGCCCGCGGGGGTGGCTGGTGAACATCGCCCGCGGTTCGCTGGTGGACACCGGTGCGCTGGTGGAGGCGTTGCGGGACGGGACGATCGCCGGGGCCGCCCTCGACGTGACCGACCCCGAGCCGCTGCCCGACGGGCACCCGCTGTGGAGCGCGCCGAACGCGATCGTCACGCCGCACTCGACGAACCCCTCGACGCTGCGCGTGCCGCTGCTGGCCGAGCGGGTCACCGAGAACGTGCGCCGGTTCGCGGCCGGGGAGGAACTGCTGGGGCTCGTGGACCTGTCGCGCGGGTACTGA
- a CDS encoding diguanylate cyclase: MRRAPQDPLAAAISRPRWRRWAARLPPRWLAGGPAVRAGRGLVLLTGLLVLLTVPLLAPPAGDWLVVLGLAAADLALLAASTAVPWDRLPARTLLAFPLAQMAGLAVLGSATRTVTGAYVPLFVLFFVYVGLHLPPRTAYWLLPAALPLYLLTSEPLDVQVVVRTLVVACVWVVVAEVLAGTVRRQRAAADLLVRDARTDPLTTIGNRRDLEDRMTLLAPGDTVVVCDLDHFKQLNDTRGHAFGDQVLREFGAMLAGSLRRGDHAARFGGEEFVLLLHGSGTGPALDVVERLRQTWAERGGATTFSAGCATLDDVTTAQQALVAADAALYAAKRAGRNRTRSAEAADGWGPRVEAETPLEP, encoded by the coding sequence GTGAGGCGCGCACCCCAGGACCCGCTGGCGGCCGCGATCAGCCGCCCCCGCTGGCGGCGGTGGGCGGCCCGGCTCCCCCCGCGCTGGCTCGCCGGCGGCCCCGCCGTCCGGGCCGGCCGCGGCCTGGTCCTCCTCACCGGCCTCCTCGTCCTGCTCACCGTCCCGCTGCTGGCACCCCCCGCCGGCGACTGGCTCGTCGTCCTCGGCCTCGCCGCCGCCGACCTCGCCCTGCTCGCCGCCAGCACGGCCGTCCCCTGGGACCGGCTGCCCGCGCGCACCCTCCTCGCCTTCCCGCTGGCGCAGATGGCCGGGCTGGCCGTCCTGGGGTCGGCGACCCGCACCGTCACCGGCGCCTACGTGCCCCTGTTCGTCCTGTTCTTCGTCTACGTCGGGCTGCACCTGCCCCCGCGCACCGCCTACTGGCTGCTGCCCGCCGCCCTGCCGCTGTACCTGCTCACCTCCGAGCCCCTCGACGTCCAGGTCGTCGTGCGGACCCTCGTCGTCGCCTGCGTCTGGGTCGTCGTCGCCGAGGTCCTCGCCGGCACGGTCCGCCGGCAGCGCGCCGCCGCCGACCTCCTCGTCCGCGACGCCCGCACCGACCCCCTCACCACCATCGGCAACCGCCGCGACCTGGAGGACCGCATGACCCTCCTGGCCCCCGGGGACACCGTCGTCGTCTGCGACCTCGACCACTTCAAGCAGCTCAACGACACCCGCGGCCACGCCTTCGGCGACCAGGTCCTGCGCGAGTTCGGCGCGATGCTCGCCGGGTCCCTGCGCCGCGGCGACCACGCCGCCCGCTTCGGCGGCGAGGAGTTCGTCCTCCTCCTGCACGGCAGCGGCACCGGCCCGGCCCTCGACGTCGTCGAGCGGCTGCGGCAGACGTGGGCCGAGCGCGGCGGCGCGACGACGTTCTCCGCCGGCTGCGCCACCCTCGACGACGTCACCACCGCCCAGCAGGCCCTCGTCGCCGCCGACGCCGCCCTCTACGCCGCCAAGCGCGCCGGCCGCAACCGCACCCGCAGCGCCGAGGCGGCCGACGGGTGGGGTCCTAGGGTGGAGGCGGAAACCCCCCTCGAACCCTGA